GGCGTCGGCCAGCCCGAGCGCCGGACCCCCGTCGCGCGGACCCAAGCGCTCCCCGCGGGACGGGGGCGCCGCCTCGTCGCTCGGGAGGACCCGTTCCCCGCGGAACATGCCCGGTTGGCGCAGCGCCTCGGGGATGCGGTCGGCCGCGACCCGGTAGGCGAACAGACCGGTCACCGAGACGGAGAACGCCGCGACGGCGGCGAAGGCCAGCAGCAGCTTCGTCGCCAGCTTCACGGCCGCACCCGGTAGCCGAACCCGCGGACGGTCTCGAGCCGGTCGCGGCAGCGCCCCAGCCGGTGGCGGAGGTTCTTCACGTGGGCATCCACCGTCCGTTCGTCCGCCCACGACCCCTCGAGCGCGTCGAGGAGCTCCTCGCGGGAGAGCGCCTCGCCGGCCCGTGCGACGAGGACGGCGAGGAGGCGGAACTGCGCCGGGCTGAGCGCCAGCGGCTCGCCGGCGCAGCGGGCCTGCGCCGCGCCGACGTCGACCGCCAGGTCGCCGGCGACGTGGTGGGTGGGGGAGCGCACCCGGCCGCTGCTGCGGCGCAGGACCGCCGTCACGCGGGCGACGACCTCGC
The Trueperaceae bacterium DNA segment above includes these coding regions:
- a CDS encoding response regulator, whose product is MAGERILIVEDEPRIAEVLERYLRHAGFATERAADGARALELWRAADPDLILLDLMIPAPDGLEVARHVRERSDVPIVMVTAKAEEADRLAGLGIGADDYVVKPFSPREVVARVTAVLRRSSGRVRSPTHHVAGDLAVDVGAAQARCAGEPLALSPAQFRLLAVLVARAGEALSREELLDALEGSWADERTVDAHVKNLRHRLGRCRDRLETVRGFGYRVRP